A window from Cellulomonas sp. C5510 encodes these proteins:
- a CDS encoding carbohydrate ABC transporter permease codes for MSAAVTSPASAPVRRRRRPHGPGSARGRAAASGWLFLAPMLVILGLFLVVPVLMALWVSMSDWTGRGSPLSSDVSFVGMENYRSLLLGGGLATQDFGTAMRNNAYYVLLVVPLQTALALFLATMVNRRALRGRGFFRTAFYFPSVTSSVAITVLWLFLFSASGTINAILARLSISGPNWFNDPRGVLHLLLGAVGVDTAPESLAQHGFLGIPLWEWLAGPSVAMSALILLAIFTTSGTFMLLFLAALQAISSEVEEAAVMDGATAWQRFRRVTLPMLRPTVFTVVTLGLIGTWQVFDQIYTGTQGGPAKTTITPAYLSYSAAFQNNQWGRGAAIAFVLFAIIVLLTVLQRLVLRERDTVPRRKRFYRTPPAPPAALAGTVTAAGAPGAGTTTGTASATEGDDR; via the coding sequence ATGTCCGCAGCGGTCACGTCGCCGGCGTCCGCGCCGGTGCGCCGCCGCCGTCGCCCGCACGGCCCCGGGTCCGCCCGGGGCCGTGCGGCCGCGTCGGGGTGGCTGTTCCTCGCCCCGATGCTCGTCATCCTGGGGCTGTTCCTCGTCGTCCCCGTCCTCATGGCGCTGTGGGTCAGCATGTCCGACTGGACCGGGCGCGGCAGCCCGCTGTCGTCCGACGTGTCGTTCGTGGGGATGGAGAACTACCGGAGCCTGCTGCTCGGCGGCGGGCTCGCGACGCAGGACTTCGGCACCGCGATGCGCAACAACGCGTACTACGTGCTGCTCGTCGTGCCGCTGCAGACCGCGCTCGCGCTGTTCCTCGCGACGATGGTCAACCGGCGGGCGCTGCGCGGCCGCGGGTTCTTCCGCACCGCCTTCTACTTCCCCTCGGTGACCTCGTCCGTCGCGATCACGGTGCTGTGGCTGTTCCTGTTCTCCGCCTCGGGGACGATCAACGCGATCCTGGCCCGGCTGTCGATCAGCGGCCCGAACTGGTTCAACGACCCCCGCGGCGTGCTGCACCTGCTGCTGGGCGCGGTCGGCGTCGACACCGCGCCGGAGTCCCTCGCGCAGCACGGGTTCCTCGGCATCCCGCTGTGGGAGTGGCTCGCCGGGCCGTCCGTGGCGATGTCCGCGCTGATCCTGCTGGCGATCTTCACGACGTCCGGCACGTTCATGCTGCTGTTCCTCGCGGCGCTCCAGGCGATCTCCTCGGAGGTCGAGGAGGCGGCCGTCATGGACGGCGCCACCGCCTGGCAGCGCTTCCGCCGGGTGACGCTCCCGATGCTGCGGCCGACGGTGTTCACGGTGGTGACGCTCGGGCTCATCGGCACGTGGCAGGTGTTCGACCAGATCTACACGGGCACCCAGGGCGGCCCCGCCAAGACGACGATCACGCCCGCCTACCTGTCCTACAGCGCGGCGTTCCAGAACAACCAGTGGGGCCGCGGCGCCGCGATCGCGTTCGTGCTGTTCGCGATCATCGTGCTGCTCACCGTGCTGCAGCGGCTCGTGCTGCGGGAGCGCGACACCGTGCCACGGCGCAAGCGGTTCTACCGCACCCCGCCGGCACCCCCGGCCGCCCTCGCCGGCACCGTCACCGCCGCCGGCGCCCCGGGCGCGGGCACGACGACCGGCACCGCCAGCGCCACCGAGGGGGACGACCGATGA
- a CDS encoding extracellular solute-binding protein, which yields MHSTPTRGRRLLASTAVGVAGVLALAACGGSGFDDSGDEETASGGGGPLSILIGSSGDAETDAVKAAVADWSEQSGVEATVQVASDLTQELSQGFASGDPADVFYVSADQFRTYAANGSLYPYGDQLDNADDFYPSLVDQFSADGQLVCAPKDFSTLALIINTGAWEAAGLTDDDVPATWDELTDVAGRLTTGDQVGLGFSGEYARVGAFLAQAGGTMTNADGTEATVDSSENLEGLTYVQQLLASGSAAYAADLGTGWGGEAFGTGAAAMTIEGNWITGAMSNDYPDVDYRVVELPAGPAGQGTLQFTNCWGVAADSDNQSDAVDLVQHLTSTDQQLAFSEAFGVMPSVQSAADGWKELYPEMTAFIDSADFAQNVVNAQGAADVITDFNAQLESLKTGDPAAILASVQTNLQAVLDENAS from the coding sequence ATGCACAGCACCCCCACGCGAGGACGGCGCCTGCTGGCGTCCACCGCCGTCGGCGTCGCCGGCGTCCTCGCCCTGGCCGCCTGCGGCGGATCCGGGTTCGACGACAGCGGCGACGAGGAGACCGCATCGGGCGGCGGCGGCCCGCTCAGCATCCTCATCGGCTCGTCCGGCGACGCCGAGACCGACGCCGTGAAGGCCGCCGTCGCCGACTGGTCCGAGCAGTCCGGCGTCGAGGCGACCGTCCAGGTGGCGTCCGACCTCACGCAGGAGCTCAGCCAGGGCTTCGCCTCCGGCGACCCGGCCGACGTGTTCTACGTCAGCGCCGACCAGTTCCGCACCTACGCGGCGAACGGCTCGCTGTACCCGTACGGCGACCAGCTCGACAACGCCGACGACTTCTACCCGAGCCTCGTCGACCAGTTCAGCGCCGACGGGCAGCTCGTCTGCGCGCCGAAGGACTTCTCGACGCTCGCGCTCATCATCAACACCGGCGCGTGGGAGGCCGCGGGCCTCACCGACGACGACGTGCCCGCGACCTGGGACGAGCTGACCGACGTCGCCGGCCGCCTCACCACCGGCGACCAGGTCGGCCTCGGGTTCTCCGGCGAGTACGCCCGCGTCGGCGCGTTCCTCGCGCAGGCCGGCGGCACCATGACGAACGCCGACGGCACCGAGGCGACCGTCGACTCCTCCGAGAACCTCGAGGGCCTCACGTACGTCCAGCAGCTCCTCGCGTCCGGCAGCGCCGCGTACGCCGCGGACCTCGGCACCGGCTGGGGCGGCGAGGCGTTCGGCACCGGCGCGGCCGCCATGACGATCGAGGGCAACTGGATCACCGGCGCCATGTCCAACGACTACCCGGACGTGGACTACCGCGTGGTGGAGCTCCCGGCCGGCCCGGCCGGTCAGGGCACCCTGCAGTTCACCAACTGCTGGGGCGTCGCCGCCGACTCCGACAACCAGTCGGACGCCGTCGACCTGGTCCAGCACCTGACGAGCACCGACCAGCAGCTCGCGTTCTCCGAGGCGTTCGGCGTCATGCCGTCCGTGCAGTCGGCGGCCGACGGCTGGAAGGAGCTGTACCCGGAGATGACCGCGTTCATCGACTCGGCCGACTTCGCGCAGAACGTCGTGAACGCCCAGGGCGCGGCGGACGTCATCACCGACTTCAACGCCCAGCTCGAGAGCCTCAAGACCGGCGACCCGGCGGCGATCCTCGCCTCCGTGCAGACCAACCTGCAGGCCGTCCTCGACGAGAACGCGTCCTGA
- a CDS encoding DeoR/GlpR family DNA-binding transcription regulator, giving the protein MYPPERQQLIVTTARTAGRVEVQQLAAELDVTAETVRRDLTALERMGLVRRVHGGAVPVERLGYEPALPQREQVLTAEKERIAKAALDELPAGGSVLIDAGTTTVRFAELLPPDRELIVVTHALPVAMVLAPLPSVTLHLLGGTVRRRTLAAVGTWAVRALADVRVDVAFLGTNGLTVEDGLTTPDLAEAAVKRAFVAAAARTVVLADRTKVGRAELARVAPLAAVDAVVTDSGIEPELADEIETAGPRVVRA; this is encoded by the coding sequence ATGTACCCGCCCGAACGCCAGCAGCTCATCGTGACCACCGCCCGCACGGCGGGCCGGGTCGAGGTGCAGCAGCTCGCCGCCGAGCTCGACGTCACCGCCGAGACCGTCCGCCGCGACCTCACCGCGCTCGAGCGGATGGGGCTCGTGCGGCGCGTCCACGGCGGCGCGGTGCCCGTGGAGCGCTTGGGCTACGAGCCCGCGCTCCCCCAGCGGGAGCAGGTGCTGACGGCCGAGAAGGAGCGGATCGCCAAGGCGGCGCTCGACGAGCTGCCGGCCGGCGGCTCGGTGCTCATCGACGCCGGCACCACCACGGTCCGGTTCGCCGAGCTGCTGCCCCCCGACCGCGAGCTCATCGTCGTCACGCACGCGCTGCCCGTCGCGATGGTGCTCGCCCCGCTGCCGTCCGTGACGCTGCACCTGCTCGGCGGCACCGTCCGGCGGCGCACCCTCGCCGCGGTCGGCACCTGGGCCGTGCGCGCGCTCGCCGACGTCCGCGTCGACGTGGCGTTCCTCGGCACCAACGGCCTGACCGTCGAGGACGGGCTCACGACGCCCGACCTGGCCGAGGCGGCGGTGAAGCGCGCGTTCGTCGCCGCAGCTGCCCGCACGGTCGTGCTGGCGGACCGCACCAAGGTCGGCCGCGCGGAGCTCGCGCGCGTCGCCCCGCTCGCAGCGGTCGACGCCGTCGTCACCGACTCCGGCATCGAGCCGGAGCTCGCCGACGAGATCGAGACAGCCGGCCCGCGCGTCGTGCGGGCCTGA
- a CDS encoding GuaB1 family IMP dehydrogenase-related protein: protein MRFLPGHSPSSDLTYGDVFLVPSRSEVASRFDVDLAAPDGTGTTIPVVVANMTAVAGRRMAETVARRGGLAVLPQDVPTDVVADVVASVKGKHTVVESAVVVSPQDTVHTALTLIGKRSHGAAVVVEGSRPVGVVTPADCEGVDRFTQVAEVMTPEPTTVDLSVVESGGVAGLQAAFERLHASRRRFSPVVRDGELVGVLTQVGALRSSIYAPAVDARGRLRVAAAVGVNGDVKAKAAALLEAEVDVLVVDTAHGHQRKMLDALEAVRSLDPQVPVVAGNVVTTEGTRDLIAAGADIVKVGVGPGAMCTTRMMTAVGRPQFSAVLECATEARRLGKHVWADGGVRHPRDVALALAAGASQVMVGSWFAGTHESPGDLHADGDGRLYKESFGMASARAVAARTRGGSAFDRARKALYEEGISSSRMYLDPERPGVEDLLDRITSGVRSSCTYVGATTLDEFAERATVGIQSAAGYDEGRPLPDGW, encoded by the coding sequence ATGCGCTTCCTGCCCGGGCACTCGCCCTCGTCCGACCTCACGTACGGCGACGTCTTCCTCGTCCCGTCCCGATCCGAGGTCGCGTCGCGGTTCGACGTCGACCTCGCCGCACCCGACGGCACCGGCACGACGATCCCGGTGGTGGTCGCCAACATGACCGCCGTGGCCGGCCGGCGCATGGCGGAGACGGTCGCCCGGCGCGGCGGCCTGGCCGTCCTGCCGCAGGACGTGCCGACCGACGTGGTCGCCGACGTCGTGGCGTCGGTCAAGGGGAAGCACACGGTCGTCGAGAGCGCCGTCGTCGTCTCCCCCCAGGACACGGTGCACACCGCGCTGACGCTGATCGGGAAGCGGTCACACGGTGCGGCGGTGGTGGTCGAGGGCTCGCGGCCGGTCGGCGTCGTGACGCCGGCGGACTGCGAGGGCGTCGACCGGTTCACGCAGGTCGCCGAGGTGATGACCCCGGAGCCGACGACGGTCGACCTGTCGGTCGTCGAGTCCGGCGGGGTCGCGGGGCTGCAGGCGGCGTTCGAGCGCCTGCACGCGTCGCGGCGCCGGTTCTCCCCGGTGGTCCGGGACGGCGAGCTGGTCGGGGTGCTCACCCAGGTCGGCGCGCTGCGCTCCTCGATCTACGCCCCCGCGGTGGATGCACGGGGCCGGCTGCGGGTCGCCGCGGCCGTCGGCGTCAACGGCGACGTGAAGGCCAAGGCCGCGGCGCTGCTCGAGGCCGAGGTGGACGTGCTGGTGGTCGACACGGCGCACGGCCACCAGCGCAAGATGCTCGACGCCCTGGAGGCCGTGCGGTCGCTCGACCCCCAGGTCCCCGTCGTGGCGGGCAACGTCGTGACCACCGAGGGCACGCGGGACCTCATCGCCGCCGGTGCCGACATCGTCAAGGTCGGCGTCGGTCCGGGCGCCATGTGCACCACCCGCATGATGACCGCGGTGGGCCGCCCCCAGTTCTCGGCGGTGCTGGAGTGCGCGACCGAGGCGCGCCGGCTGGGCAAGCACGTGTGGGCCGACGGCGGCGTGCGGCACCCCCGCGACGTCGCGCTCGCCCTGGCGGCGGGCGCCTCGCAGGTCATGGTCGGCTCGTGGTTCGCGGGGACGCACGAGTCCCCCGGCGACCTGCACGCCGACGGCGACGGGCGGCTCTACAAGGAGAGCTTCGGCATGGCGTCCGCCCGAGCGGTCGCCGCCCGGACCCGCGGGGGCTCGGCGTTCGACCGCGCCCGCAAGGCCCTCTACGAGGAGGGCATCTCGTCGTCGCGGATGTACCTGGACCCGGAGCGCCCCGGTGTGGAGGACCTGCTCGACCGGATCACCTCGGGCGTGCGGTCGTCCTGCACCTACGTGGGAGCCACGACGCTGGACGAGTTCGCCGAGCGCGCCACCGTCGGCATCCAGTCCGCCGCCGGCTACGACGAGGGACGGCCGCTGCCCGACGGCTGGTGA
- a CDS encoding PTS mannitol transporter subunit IICB — protein MIMPNLPAFLAWGLITSMFIAVGWTPNGILGGFGNADEMSWQGAATQLALADDGTTFRQYLGLVAPMVTYLLPILIANAGGRIVYKERGGVVASIVAVGMITGSTVPMFLGAMVVGPLSAWVMKKVDSLWAGKIKPGFEMLVDMFSAGILGAAMAVGAFFGFAPIITQVSSWLGSIVSWMADNHLLPLMSVIVEPAKVLFLNNAIGNGVLVPLGAQEVVESGKSLLFLVEANPGPGLGILMAYTVFGVGAARMSAPGAAVVQFIGGIHEVYFPFVLMKPALILAAIAGGATGIATNVVFGSGLRGPAAPGSILAVLAATPRDSYVGVVLSVVLSFAVTFLVSAVILRASRKRDLAAGGGDLEAAIAQTEANKGKSSSALGALASQAGPVPGTTPAGGGDALPDRPLRSIVFACDAGMGSSAMGASILRDKLKKAGRGDITVVNRAVAQLEDDVDLVITQRELTDRARRHAPSARHVSVDNFLSSPVYDDVVREAQAAERTQS, from the coding sequence ATGATCATGCCGAACCTCCCCGCCTTCCTGGCGTGGGGGCTCATCACCTCGATGTTCATCGCCGTGGGCTGGACGCCCAACGGCATCCTCGGCGGGTTCGGCAACGCCGACGAGATGAGCTGGCAGGGTGCCGCGACGCAGCTCGCCCTGGCGGACGACGGCACGACGTTCCGGCAGTACCTGGGCCTCGTCGCCCCGATGGTCACCTACCTGCTGCCGATCCTCATCGCCAACGCCGGTGGCCGCATCGTCTACAAGGAGCGCGGCGGCGTCGTCGCGTCCATCGTGGCGGTCGGCATGATCACCGGCTCCACGGTGCCGATGTTCCTCGGCGCCATGGTGGTCGGCCCGCTGTCGGCCTGGGTCATGAAGAAGGTCGACTCCCTGTGGGCCGGCAAGATCAAGCCGGGCTTCGAGATGCTCGTCGACATGTTCTCCGCGGGCATCCTCGGTGCCGCGATGGCGGTCGGGGCGTTCTTCGGGTTCGCGCCGATCATCACGCAGGTGTCGAGCTGGCTGGGGAGCATCGTCTCCTGGATGGCGGACAACCACCTGCTGCCGCTGATGTCGGTGATCGTCGAGCCGGCGAAGGTGCTGTTCCTCAACAACGCCATCGGCAACGGCGTCCTGGTGCCCCTCGGCGCGCAGGAGGTCGTGGAGTCCGGCAAGTCGCTGCTGTTCCTGGTGGAGGCCAACCCGGGCCCCGGCCTCGGGATCCTCATGGCGTACACGGTGTTCGGCGTCGGCGCGGCGCGGATGTCCGCCCCGGGCGCGGCCGTCGTGCAGTTCATCGGCGGCATCCACGAGGTCTACTTCCCGTTCGTGCTCATGAAGCCGGCGCTGATCCTCGCGGCGATCGCGGGCGGCGCGACGGGCATCGCGACGAACGTCGTGTTCGGCTCGGGCCTGCGCGGGCCGGCCGCACCGGGGTCGATCCTCGCGGTGCTCGCGGCGACGCCACGGGACTCGTACGTCGGTGTCGTCCTGTCGGTGGTGCTGTCGTTCGCCGTGACGTTCCTGGTCTCGGCCGTGATCCTGCGGGCGTCCCGCAAGCGGGACCTCGCGGCGGGCGGCGGGGACCTCGAGGCGGCGATCGCGCAGACCGAGGCGAACAAGGGCAAGTCGTCCTCGGCGCTCGGCGCCCTGGCCAGCCAGGCCGGACCGGTCCCCGGTACGACCCCCGCGGGCGGCGGCGACGCGCTCCCCGACCGGCCGCTGCGGTCGATCGTGTTCGCGTGCGACGCCGGCATGGGGTCGTCCGCGATGGGGGCCAGCATCCTGCGTGACAAGCTGAAGAAGGCGGGTCGCGGCGACATCACGGTGGTCAACCGGGCCGTCGCGCAGCTCGAGGACGACGTCGACCTGGTCATCACGCAGCGCGAGCTGACGGACCGGGCCCGGCGGCACGCCCCGTCCGCCCGGCACGTCTCGGTGGACAACTTCCTCAGCAGCCCGGTCTACGACGACGTCGTGCGCGAGGCGCAGGCCGCGGAGAGGACCCAGTCGTGA
- a CDS encoding App1 family protein, translating into MPRIATLAARAEDRFNAAVVRVLTRRGYRPRVVTYPSYGTTTRSRVRARVLLTPPDAPTPGSVARRGWRNLFSAEVAGASVRITAGPDGPVLLETRSDRGGYVDAWVELPLEPGWRTLHVAVVDVAAAEEGEGADSGAVHASSPPVPAPVQVVDPAATHGIVSDIDDTVLVTMVPRPHLAAWNFLVRSEARRKPVPGMPELYARFTAAHPDAPVFYLSTGAWNTASALARFLERVGLPQGSLLLTDLGPTGTALLRSGPAHKAATLRALAEELPHLRWILVGDDGQHDPQVYEAFAGEHPGRVAAIAVRELSLGEQVAQNGLPAASPATRRAVEDLDASEVVLARGADGRALAAELERTGVI; encoded by the coding sequence ATGCCCCGGATCGCCACGCTCGCCGCCCGCGCCGAGGACCGGTTCAACGCCGCCGTCGTGCGGGTGCTCACCCGGCGCGGGTACCGCCCGCGCGTCGTCACCTACCCGTCCTACGGGACCACCACCCGGTCGCGGGTGCGTGCGCGCGTCCTCCTCACCCCGCCCGACGCCCCGACCCCGGGCAGCGTGGCCCGGCGCGGCTGGCGCAACCTGTTCTCCGCCGAGGTCGCCGGGGCGTCCGTCCGGATCACCGCCGGCCCGGACGGACCGGTCCTGCTGGAGACGCGCTCCGACCGCGGCGGCTACGTCGACGCGTGGGTCGAGCTGCCCCTCGAGCCCGGCTGGCGCACGCTGCACGTCGCGGTGGTCGACGTGGCGGCGGCCGAGGAGGGGGAGGGCGCCGACAGCGGGGCCGTTCACGCCTCGTCCCCGCCGGTGCCGGCGCCCGTGCAGGTCGTGGACCCCGCCGCCACGCACGGCATCGTCAGCGACATCGACGACACCGTGCTCGTGACGATGGTGCCGCGGCCCCACCTGGCGGCCTGGAACTTCCTCGTCCGGTCCGAGGCACGGCGCAAGCCGGTCCCCGGCATGCCCGAGCTGTACGCCCGGTTCACCGCGGCCCACCCGGACGCGCCGGTGTTCTACCTGTCGACGGGCGCCTGGAACACGGCCAGCGCCCTCGCGAGGTTCCTCGAGCGCGTGGGGCTGCCGCAGGGGTCGCTCCTGCTGACCGACCTCGGGCCGACCGGCACGGCGCTCCTGCGTTCCGGGCCGGCCCACAAGGCCGCCACCCTGCGGGCGCTCGCCGAGGAGCTGCCGCACCTGCGCTGGATCCTCGTCGGGGACGACGGCCAGCACGACCCCCAGGTGTACGAGGCGTTCGCCGGGGAGCACCCGGGCCGCGTCGCCGCCATCGCGGTGCGCGAGCTGTCCCTGGGGGAGCAGGTCGCGCAGAACGGGCTGCCTGCCGCGTCCCCGGCGACACGCCGCGCCGTCGAGGACCTCGACGCGTCGGAGGTGGTGCTGGCGCGTGGTGCCGACGGCCGCGCGCTGGCCGCCGAGCTCGAGCGCACCGGCGTCATCTGA
- a CDS encoding transferase, translating to MKKRYEDLEQDDGTVVRYQRHDNGGGLVAKGAVVDDSAYVADTAWVDPGARVEARARIGQHCWVEPGARVEVAATVGSHAHVGRGASVGAGSTVGTRSDVGAEARLEPSAVVEPETRVAPGAVVRGGTPRRLDRHLVA from the coding sequence ATGAAGAAGCGATACGAGGACCTCGAGCAGGACGACGGCACGGTCGTGCGCTACCAGCGCCACGACAACGGCGGCGGGCTCGTCGCCAAGGGAGCCGTCGTCGACGACAGCGCCTACGTCGCCGACACGGCGTGGGTGGACCCCGGAGCACGCGTGGAGGCCCGCGCGCGCATCGGCCAGCACTGCTGGGTCGAACCAGGCGCACGCGTGGAGGTGGCCGCGACCGTCGGCTCGCACGCCCACGTCGGCCGCGGAGCCAGCGTCGGGGCGGGCTCGACCGTCGGGACCCGCAGCGACGTCGGCGCCGAGGCGCGCCTCGAGCCCAGCGCGGTGGTCGAGCCCGAGACGCGGGTCGCGCCGGGCGCCGTCGTGCGCGGCGGCACCCCGCGGCGGCTCGACCGGCACCTGGTCGCGTAG
- a CDS encoding carbohydrate ABC transporter permease, which yields MSATTALPAPSRPGAPVPRARRSNRRVVATSFTYAVLAVLAVLYVYPFLIQVATSFKTDAEAAQNAVSLIPQTWSTAAYERLFLRSDFPLWFRNSVIVTVVVTLGRVFINSLAGYALARLRFRGRGLVFAGLVAVMAVPNVVLLIPKFLVIKQVGIYNSFAGLIVPLLADAAGIFIMKNFFESIPPSVEEAARLDGAGTFRVFWSVVLPMARPAVVTLVILSFQGSWNELSHFIVASQDPDLVTLTKGVAQLASGQLSQGTQYPLKLAAAAIMTIPVAVLFFVFQKRIMNQSAGAVKE from the coding sequence ATGAGCGCCACCACCGCCCTGCCCGCGCCCTCCCGCCCCGGCGCACCGGTGCCCCGGGCCCGCCGCAGCAACCGCCGCGTGGTCGCGACGTCGTTCACCTACGCGGTGCTCGCCGTCCTGGCCGTCCTGTACGTCTACCCGTTCCTCATCCAGGTCGCGACGTCCTTCAAGACGGACGCCGAGGCCGCCCAGAACGCCGTCTCGCTCATCCCGCAGACGTGGAGCACCGCGGCGTACGAACGGCTGTTCCTGCGCTCGGACTTCCCGCTGTGGTTCCGCAACTCCGTGATCGTCACGGTCGTGGTGACGCTCGGCCGGGTGTTCATCAACTCGCTCGCCGGCTACGCGCTGGCGCGGCTGCGGTTCCGCGGGCGCGGCCTGGTGTTCGCCGGGCTGGTGGCCGTGATGGCCGTGCCGAACGTCGTCCTGCTGATCCCGAAGTTCCTCGTCATCAAGCAGGTCGGCATCTACAACTCGTTCGCCGGGCTGATCGTGCCGCTGCTCGCGGACGCCGCCGGCATCTTCATCATGAAGAACTTCTTCGAGTCGATCCCGCCGAGCGTCGAGGAGGCCGCCCGCCTCGACGGTGCCGGCACCTTCCGGGTGTTCTGGTCCGTCGTCCTGCCGATGGCCCGACCGGCGGTCGTCACGCTGGTGATCCTCTCGTTCCAGGGGTCGTGGAACGAGCTGTCGCACTTCATCGTCGCCTCGCAGGACCCCGATCTCGTCACGCTCACCAAGGGCGTCGCGCAGCTCGCGTCCGGGCAGCTCAGCCAGGGCACCCAGTACCCGCTGAAGCTCGCGGCGGCCGCGATCATGACGATCCCCGTCGCGGTGCTGTTCTTCGTGTTCCAGAAGAGGATCATGAACCAGAGCGCGGGCGCCGTGAAGGAGTAG
- a CDS encoding LacI family DNA-binding transcriptional regulator, whose protein sequence is MDSTTRPTLESVAQRAGVSRQTVSNVLNAPHLVRPETTDRVRSAIDELGYRPSAAARQLRTGRSRVVGLRLEPVRDGINGAVLDRFLHALTESAQARGYRVMLFTAPDDEREIAQYGELLDTADIDAFVLTSTHRDDARAAWLAEREVPFVTFGRPWTAPGQAHDDHPWVDVDGAAGTRAAVEHLRRLGHERIAYLGWPDGSDTGEDRASGWAAAMVDAGHDGSLLRRLHARVPDGVAAGAQAIERVLADASPTAVVCASDSLGLGALTVARSRDTRLAVVGFDDTPVAAAVGLTSVAQPLTEAAHRALDLLLDQLDGGGGARSRTVLLAPHLVERASSHGPGAPHTP, encoded by the coding sequence ATGGACAGCACGACGAGGCCGACGCTCGAGAGCGTCGCGCAGCGCGCGGGCGTCTCCCGCCAGACCGTGTCCAACGTGCTCAACGCGCCGCACCTGGTCCGGCCCGAGACCACCGACCGGGTGCGCAGCGCCATCGACGAGCTGGGCTACCGGCCGTCGGCCGCGGCCCGCCAGCTCCGGACCGGCCGCTCCCGCGTCGTGGGCCTGCGGCTCGAGCCGGTGCGCGACGGCATCAACGGCGCGGTGCTGGACCGGTTCCTGCACGCGCTCACCGAGAGCGCCCAGGCCCGCGGCTACCGGGTCATGCTCTTCACCGCGCCCGACGACGAGCGCGAGATCGCGCAGTACGGCGAGCTGCTCGACACCGCCGACATCGACGCGTTCGTGCTCACCAGCACCCACCGGGACGACGCCCGGGCCGCCTGGCTCGCCGAGCGCGAGGTGCCGTTCGTGACGTTCGGCCGCCCCTGGACGGCGCCCGGCCAGGCGCACGACGACCACCCGTGGGTCGACGTCGACGGTGCCGCCGGCACCCGCGCCGCGGTCGAGCACCTGCGACGCCTCGGGCACGAGCGCATCGCCTACCTCGGCTGGCCGGACGGCTCCGACACCGGCGAGGACCGCGCCTCCGGCTGGGCAGCCGCCATGGTGGACGCCGGCCACGACGGCTCGCTGCTGCGCCGCCTGCACGCGCGGGTCCCGGACGGCGTCGCGGCGGGAGCGCAGGCCATCGAGCGCGTGCTCGCCGACGCCTCCCCCACCGCCGTCGTCTGCGCGTCCGACTCCCTCGGGCTCGGCGCGCTCACGGTCGCCCGGTCGCGCGACACCCGGCTCGCCGTCGTCGGGTTCGACGACACGCCCGTGGCGGCCGCCGTCGGCCTCACCTCCGTCGCCCAGCCCCTCACCGAGGCAGCGCACCGCGCGCTGGACCTGCTGCTCGACCAGCTCGACGGGGGCGGCGGCGCGCGCAGCCGCACGGTCCTGCTCGCCCCGCACCTCGTCGAGCGCGCCTCGTCCCACGGACCCGGCGCCCCGCACACCCCCTGA
- a CDS encoding zinc-dependent dehydrogenase, which translates to MKVFRFYAPGDVRLEDAPEPSPSEGEVKIRVRATSMCGTDVKISTSGHQRIRPPRVMGHEIAGEVVEVGAGVEGWAPGDRVQVIAAIPCGECEYCRAGAMTICPNQVSMGYDFDGGFAPYMIVPREVLKVDGLNRIPEGVSYAEASVAEPFACAINAQEIIDVHDGDVVVVVGSGPIGCLHVRLARARGAKQVLLVELSRERLDLAAAVVQPDAAICASEVDPVAAVKEATDGRGPSVVITAAASGAAQEQALQMLAPQGRLSLFGGLPKDRPTITFDSNLVHYRELAVFGANGSSPEHNRQALAHIADGSVPVADLITHRLPLDRVAEGIDVVRSGAGIKVTIEP; encoded by the coding sequence ATGAAGGTCTTCCGCTTCTACGCACCCGGTGACGTCCGGCTGGAGGACGCGCCGGAGCCGTCGCCGAGCGAGGGCGAGGTCAAGATCCGCGTCCGTGCGACGTCGATGTGCGGCACCGACGTCAAGATCTCCACGTCGGGGCACCAGCGCATCCGCCCGCCGCGCGTCATGGGCCACGAGATCGCCGGCGAGGTGGTCGAGGTCGGCGCCGGCGTCGAGGGCTGGGCGCCGGGCGACCGGGTGCAGGTGATCGCGGCCATCCCGTGCGGCGAGTGCGAGTACTGCCGCGCCGGCGCCATGACGATCTGCCCGAACCAGGTCTCGATGGGCTACGACTTCGACGGCGGGTTCGCGCCGTACATGATCGTGCCCCGCGAGGTGCTCAAGGTCGACGGCCTCAACCGGATCCCCGAGGGCGTCTCGTACGCGGAGGCCTCGGTCGCCGAGCCGTTCGCGTGCGCGATCAACGCCCAGGAGATCATCGACGTGCACGACGGCGACGTCGTCGTGGTCGTCGGCTCCGGGCCCATCGGCTGCCTCCACGTCCGCCTGGCGCGGGCGCGCGGCGCGAAGCAGGTGCTGCTCGTGGAGCTCAGCCGCGAGCGCCTCGACCTCGCGGCGGCGGTCGTGCAGCCGGACGCGGCGATCTGCGCGTCGGAGGTCGACCCGGTCGCCGCCGTCAAGGAGGCCACGGACGGCCGCGGGCCGTCGGTCGTCATCACGGCCGCCGCGTCCGGCGCGGCGCAGGAGCAGGCGCTGCAGATGCTCGCCCCGCAGGGCCGGCTCAGCCTGTTCGGCGGCCTGCCGAAGGACCGCCCCACGATCACGTTCGACTCGAACCTCGTCCACTACCGCGAGCTGGCGGTGTTCGGGGCGAACGGCTCCAGCCCGGAGCACAACCGCCAGGCCCTGGCGCACATCGCCGACGGCAGCGTGCCGGTCGCGGACCTCATCACCCACCGGCTGCCGCTCGACCGGGTGGCCGAGGGCATCGACGTGGTCCGCTCCGGGGCGGGCATCAAGGTCACCATCGAGCCGTGA